A single window of Aythya fuligula isolate bAytFul2 chromosome Z, bAytFul2.pri, whole genome shotgun sequence DNA harbors:
- the MTMR12 gene encoding myotubularin-related protein 12 isoform X1 — protein sequence MLSSGAKAAKPSFVSYVSPEEIQIKEPIEKEVNPRLLPGELLLCEASTVYKYIHEDGSNRGTCGKLVCTNFKIAFLDDDSASDDNEPQLKNKIIGENDITLQCVDQIYGVYDEKKKLLTGQLRKYPEKLIIYCKDLRVFNFCLRFTKEEEVKRIVSGIIHHSQTPKLLKRLFLFSYASAAPNNTDERNQTVMFDTLEDWRNELERTKGNVQYKVVTTNEGYRISEKLPLYFVVPICVSEETILKYEGRGIPIWCWSCHNGAALLKMSAFPKEQDDSTAQMQKAFLDGIYKTISKPPYELLKTDDLSSSLPSLQDIQTAYTRYKQLFLIDNSADFWATDVKWFSLLESTNWLEIIRRVLKKAIEVVECLERQHTNVLLIEESATDLCCVISSLVQVMMDSYSRTKSGFQSLIQKEWVIGGHGFLDRCNHLHQSDKEEAPVFLLLLDCVWQLVQQYPAAFEFTETYLTVLSDSLYVPIFSTFFFNSQHQKDTNTTGESLETQSGPFRFLTVWDWSVQFDPKAQAFLNNPLYAEKPKPDKSQRKTARFKHQRQLSCPLTQTKSSPKRGFFREETDHLIKNILGKRIGKFINSSDEPPNSFREFYDSWHSKPVDYHGLLLPRIDGPEIRVWAQRYLRWIPEVQLHGGGTIATAARILDLMEEVERLQVKMDEEHSQAVSGNIHAVPMLRNSARLSSLFPFALIHRQSVKPALPTSTWKDLEDEDDLVKRDDEFVDLSSDMLKCIY from the exons ATGTTGAGCAGCGGGGCCAAGGCGGCCAAGCCGTCCTTCGTGTCCTACGTCAGCCCGGAG GAGATACAGATAAAGGAACCCATAGAAAAGGAAGTAAATCCTCGTTTATTACCAG GTGAACTGCTACTATGTGAGGCAAGCACAGTATACAAGTACATACACGAAGATGGGTCAAATCGTGGCACCTGTGGGAAACTTGTATGCACAAACTTCAAGATTGCTTTCCTTGATGATGATTCTGCTTCAGATGATAAT gaGCCACAACTTAAGAATAAGATCATAGGAGAAAATGACATAACCCTGCAATGTGTAGATCAAATCTATGGAG TTTAtgatgagaaaaagaaacttctaACTGGACAACTGAGAAAATACCCAGAGAAGCTAATTATCTACTGTAAAGACCTTAGAGTATTTAATTTCTGCCTGAGATTcacaaaagaagaggaagtaAAAAGA ATTGTCAGTGGCATAATTCATCATAGCCAGACTCCTAAGCTGCTTAAACgcttgtttttgttctcttatGCATCAGCTGCCCCAAATAACACag ATGAAAGAAACCAAACGGTCATGTTTGATACTCTTGAGGACTGGCGCAATGAGTTGGAGCGAACCAAAGGGAATGTGCAATACAAAGTGGTGACAACCAATGAAGGCTACAGAATTTCTGAAAA GTTGCCTCTATATTTTGTTGTTCCGATATGTGTTTCTGAAGAGACTATCTTGAAGTATGAAGGCAGAGGCATTCCT ATTTGGTGTTGGTCTTGCCATAACGGTGCTGCTCTTCTCAAAATGTCTGCATTTCCCAAAGAACAGGATGACAGTACTGCACAAATGCAAAAAGCCTTCTTGGATGG AATCTACAAGACAATTAGCAAACCTCCCTATGAACTCCTGAAGACAGATGACTTGTcaagcagccttccatctctgCAAGATATCCAGACTGCATACACAAGATATAAGCAGCTGTTTTTGATAG ataataGTGCAGACTTCTGGGCAACTGATGTGAAATGGTTTTCGTTACTGGAGAGCACAAACTGGCTGGAGATTATCAG GCGAGTCTTGAAGAAAGCCATAGAAGTTGTTGAGTGTCTGGAAAGGCAGCATACAAATGTTCTCCTTATCG aaGAGAGTGCTACTGATCTGTGCTGTGTAATCTCCAGTCTGGTTCAAGTGATGATGGATTCATACAGCAGAACCAAGTCAGGTTTTCAGAGCCTTATTCAGAAGGAATGGGTAATTGGAGGACATGGCTTTTTGGATCGTTGTAACCACTTGCATCAAAGTGACAAAGAAgag gctcctgtttttctgctcttgctAGATTGTGTTTGGCAGTTGGTACAACAGTATCCTGCAGCATTTGAGTTCACAGAAACATACTTAACTGTCTTGTCAGACAGCCTCTATGTGCCAATTTTTAGCACTTTCTTCTTCAATTCACAACATCAAAAAGACACTAATACG ACTGGTGAAAGCCTCGAGACACAAAGTGGTCCTTTCAGATTTCTGACTGTGTGGGACTGGTCTGTGCAGTTTGATCCCAAGGCCCAGGCTTTTCTGAACAACCCTCTTTATGCAGAGAAGCCAAAACCAGATAAAAGTCAACGGAAAACTGCACGATTCAAA catCAGAGACAGCTTTCTTGTCCATTGACACAAACAAAATCTTCCCCGAAGAGAGGATTTTTCAGGGAGGAAACAgatcatttaattaaaaacattttgggcAAAAGAATTGGCAAGTTCATTAATTCTTCAGATGAACCTCCTAATAGCTTCAGGGAATTTTACGATAGCTGGCATAGTAAACCTGTTGACTATCACGGTCTTCTGCTACCTCGCATTGATGGGCCTGAAATCAGAGTCTGGGCACAACGGTATTTACGGTGGATTCCTGAAGTTCAGCTACATGGTGGTGGTACGATAGCCACAGCTGCCAGGATTTTGGACTTGATGGAAGAAGTGGAAAGATTACAGGTAAAAATGGATGAAGAACATAGCCAAGCTGTATCTGGAAACATACATGCTGTTCCAATGCTCAGAAATTCTGCCCGTTTGTCGTCTTTGTTTCCATTTGCTTTAATTCATAGACAATCTGTCAAACCAGCTTTACCCACTAGCACCTGGAAAGACTTGGAAGATGAAGATGACTTGGTCAAGAGGGATGATGAATTTGTTGATCTAAGTAGTGATATGTTAAAGTGTATATATTAA
- the MTMR12 gene encoding myotubularin-related protein 12 isoform X2 — protein sequence MEIQIKEPIEKEVNPRLLPGELLLCEASTVYKYIHEDGSNRGTCGKLVCTNFKIAFLDDDSASDDNEPQLKNKIIGENDITLQCVDQIYGVYDEKKKLLTGQLRKYPEKLIIYCKDLRVFNFCLRFTKEEEVKRIVSGIIHHSQTPKLLKRLFLFSYASAAPNNTDERNQTVMFDTLEDWRNELERTKGNVQYKVVTTNEGYRISEKLPLYFVVPICVSEETILKYEGRGIPIWCWSCHNGAALLKMSAFPKEQDDSTAQMQKAFLDGIYKTISKPPYELLKTDDLSSSLPSLQDIQTAYTRYKQLFLIDNSADFWATDVKWFSLLESTNWLEIIRRVLKKAIEVVECLERQHTNVLLIEESATDLCCVISSLVQVMMDSYSRTKSGFQSLIQKEWVIGGHGFLDRCNHLHQSDKEEAPVFLLLLDCVWQLVQQYPAAFEFTETYLTVLSDSLYVPIFSTFFFNSQHQKDTNTTGESLETQSGPFRFLTVWDWSVQFDPKAQAFLNNPLYAEKPKPDKSQRKTARFKHQRQLSCPLTQTKSSPKRGFFREETDHLIKNILGKRIGKFINSSDEPPNSFREFYDSWHSKPVDYHGLLLPRIDGPEIRVWAQRYLRWIPEVQLHGGGTIATAARILDLMEEVERLQVKMDEEHSQAVSGNIHAVPMLRNSARLSSLFPFALIHRQSVKPALPTSTWKDLEDEDDLVKRDDEFVDLSSDMLKCIY from the exons ATG GAGATACAGATAAAGGAACCCATAGAAAAGGAAGTAAATCCTCGTTTATTACCAG GTGAACTGCTACTATGTGAGGCAAGCACAGTATACAAGTACATACACGAAGATGGGTCAAATCGTGGCACCTGTGGGAAACTTGTATGCACAAACTTCAAGATTGCTTTCCTTGATGATGATTCTGCTTCAGATGATAAT gaGCCACAACTTAAGAATAAGATCATAGGAGAAAATGACATAACCCTGCAATGTGTAGATCAAATCTATGGAG TTTAtgatgagaaaaagaaacttctaACTGGACAACTGAGAAAATACCCAGAGAAGCTAATTATCTACTGTAAAGACCTTAGAGTATTTAATTTCTGCCTGAGATTcacaaaagaagaggaagtaAAAAGA ATTGTCAGTGGCATAATTCATCATAGCCAGACTCCTAAGCTGCTTAAACgcttgtttttgttctcttatGCATCAGCTGCCCCAAATAACACag ATGAAAGAAACCAAACGGTCATGTTTGATACTCTTGAGGACTGGCGCAATGAGTTGGAGCGAACCAAAGGGAATGTGCAATACAAAGTGGTGACAACCAATGAAGGCTACAGAATTTCTGAAAA GTTGCCTCTATATTTTGTTGTTCCGATATGTGTTTCTGAAGAGACTATCTTGAAGTATGAAGGCAGAGGCATTCCT ATTTGGTGTTGGTCTTGCCATAACGGTGCTGCTCTTCTCAAAATGTCTGCATTTCCCAAAGAACAGGATGACAGTACTGCACAAATGCAAAAAGCCTTCTTGGATGG AATCTACAAGACAATTAGCAAACCTCCCTATGAACTCCTGAAGACAGATGACTTGTcaagcagccttccatctctgCAAGATATCCAGACTGCATACACAAGATATAAGCAGCTGTTTTTGATAG ataataGTGCAGACTTCTGGGCAACTGATGTGAAATGGTTTTCGTTACTGGAGAGCACAAACTGGCTGGAGATTATCAG GCGAGTCTTGAAGAAAGCCATAGAAGTTGTTGAGTGTCTGGAAAGGCAGCATACAAATGTTCTCCTTATCG aaGAGAGTGCTACTGATCTGTGCTGTGTAATCTCCAGTCTGGTTCAAGTGATGATGGATTCATACAGCAGAACCAAGTCAGGTTTTCAGAGCCTTATTCAGAAGGAATGGGTAATTGGAGGACATGGCTTTTTGGATCGTTGTAACCACTTGCATCAAAGTGACAAAGAAgag gctcctgtttttctgctcttgctAGATTGTGTTTGGCAGTTGGTACAACAGTATCCTGCAGCATTTGAGTTCACAGAAACATACTTAACTGTCTTGTCAGACAGCCTCTATGTGCCAATTTTTAGCACTTTCTTCTTCAATTCACAACATCAAAAAGACACTAATACG ACTGGTGAAAGCCTCGAGACACAAAGTGGTCCTTTCAGATTTCTGACTGTGTGGGACTGGTCTGTGCAGTTTGATCCCAAGGCCCAGGCTTTTCTGAACAACCCTCTTTATGCAGAGAAGCCAAAACCAGATAAAAGTCAACGGAAAACTGCACGATTCAAA catCAGAGACAGCTTTCTTGTCCATTGACACAAACAAAATCTTCCCCGAAGAGAGGATTTTTCAGGGAGGAAACAgatcatttaattaaaaacattttgggcAAAAGAATTGGCAAGTTCATTAATTCTTCAGATGAACCTCCTAATAGCTTCAGGGAATTTTACGATAGCTGGCATAGTAAACCTGTTGACTATCACGGTCTTCTGCTACCTCGCATTGATGGGCCTGAAATCAGAGTCTGGGCACAACGGTATTTACGGTGGATTCCTGAAGTTCAGCTACATGGTGGTGGTACGATAGCCACAGCTGCCAGGATTTTGGACTTGATGGAAGAAGTGGAAAGATTACAGGTAAAAATGGATGAAGAACATAGCCAAGCTGTATCTGGAAACATACATGCTGTTCCAATGCTCAGAAATTCTGCCCGTTTGTCGTCTTTGTTTCCATTTGCTTTAATTCATAGACAATCTGTCAAACCAGCTTTACCCACTAGCACCTGGAAAGACTTGGAAGATGAAGATGACTTGGTCAAGAGGGATGATGAATTTGTTGATCTAAGTAGTGATATGTTAAAGTGTATATATTAA